The genomic interval GCAGGGAGGCGACCCCCTGGCCCCGCTGCTGGAGTTCGCCCGCAGGCAGCCGGGGGACGTGGCCGTGGTGACCTACGCCGTTCGCGCGGACGGCGCGCCCGACCCGGCCCGGCACCGGCTCGCGTGGAACGCGGAGCGGCCCATGCCGCTCGCCAGCACGCGCAAGGTCGTGCTGCTCGCCGCCTACGCGCGGGCGGTGGAGGCCGGGCGGCTGGACCCGGGGGCGCCCGTGCGCCTCTCGGAGTGGGAGGCGTACTACGTCCCCGGCATCGACGGCGGCGCCCACCCGGCGAGCCTGAAGGCGCTGGGCATCCCCGCCGACGCGCACGGGCGGGCGCGGGACGGCTCACGGACGGTGCCCCTCGACACCCTCGCCCGTTTCATGATCGAGACGAGCGACAATGCCGCCGCCGACCTGATCCTCTCGCGGCTGGGACCGGGGGCCATTCCGGGGACGGCTCGCGCGCTGGGGCTGAGCGGGCAGGAGGACTTCGGACCGATTCTCGGCATGGTCGGCCACTGGGCCGCGCCGGACGCCCTGAACGTCTACGCGGGGCAACCCCTGGCGACCCGGGTCGCGCGGGACTGGGCGAAGGCGAACGACCTGAGCCGGGACGCGCAGGCGCGCGGGGACCTGACCCGCCTGCCGACGTGGCCCTCCGCCGCCGAGCAGGCGAGGCTGGCCGACGCGACCGACCCGCGCGGTACCGCGAACGACTCCGCGGGGCTGATGGCGCGCGTGCTGACGGGAACGGGCCTGGGCAAGACCGAGTTGGAGGTCATGCGGCGCCACCTGGGCTGGCCGCTGCGCGTGAATCCGGACAACGCGCAGGCGTTCACGGCCCTGTACGCCAAGGGGGGGAGCCTGACGGGCGTGCTCACCAATACCTTTGCCTTCGCGCCCAAGGTGGGCCCGCGGGCCGGGGAGCGGCTCGTCGTCAGCGTGTTCCTGCGCCGCATTCCGCCGAACGAGGCGGGCCGGCTGACGCAGAGCCTCGAAGGGGCCATGCTCTCGGTCGCCCTCCTCCCGGGCGAGGCGCGGCGCCTGCTCGGTGCCCTGCGGAGCCGGTAAACTCATCCCGGTGAACGACGCCCCCGACCTCGAAGCCCGCCTGCGCGCCCTGGAGGAGCGGGTGCGGGCGTTGGAGGCCGGGCGAGAAGGGTCCGCCGCGCCGCCCACCGCAGCCCAGGACTTCTGGGCGCTCGATACCCTGACGGGCCGGTATCCGCAGGGGGCGGTGCTCTTCTCCGGTCACGTCGAGTTGCCCACGGGCGAGCGGTACGGCTGGCAGGAGACGGCGCTCGCCCCCGATCTCCTCGCCGCCGACTGGGGGGAGGCCGCGCCCGCCCTCGCCGCCCTGGGCCATCCCCTGCGGCTCGCGCTGCTGCGCGCCGTCTTGCACGGGCAGCGCACCACGGCGGACCTCCAGGCCCAGCCGGACCTCGCCGGGGCCGGGAAGCTCTACCACCACCTGCGCGAGTTGCAGGCCGCCGGGTGGCTGACCCCGCAGGGCCGGGGCCGCTACGGGGTGCCCGGCGCCCGCGTCGTGCCCCTGCTGGCGATCCTGCGTGCCACCGGGCCGTTGCTCGCCGCCCCACCTCCCGACGGGCCGGGCGCATAGGTTTGACGGCGGCTGTCTTCCGCGATACCTTAGTTCCATCACCGCCAGAAAGGCGGCTTTTTTATTGCCCTGTTGCCGGAGTGCGCGCGGCGCGCCGGGCGTCCAGCAGCGCGAGCAGGGCCTTTCCCGCCTCGTCCCGGCGGGTGTGGAAATTCTGGGGGCTGGGGTGGGGGCAGGCGAAGGTGGGAAGAGGAGAGCCGACGTGCGGCCACGCCGATTGCGCGTGCCGACCGACGAGCACCACCGCCCGCAACTCCGGCAGCAGGGAGAGCAGGTGCCGGGTGAGCGGCGCGGCCTCGGCGTACTGGGCACGCACCGGGGCGACGACCCCGCCCGCGCTCATCTGCCAGGGCACGGCGTTCCACACGGCGACCTGCCTGCGCGGCAAGCCCGCCAGATGCAGGAGGCAGGTCAGATTCTCGGCGGTCGCGTTCGGGTTGTCGAGCGAGACGAAGCCCGTGAGACTCGCCGTGGGGCCGGGCGATTCGAGCAGCAGCAGGACCCGTGCCCCCACCCCGCCGTCCGCCGGGTCGAGGGAGGGAGTCCACCGCTCGGCACTGAGAACGTCCACCCAGCCGTTCAGCGGCGCGACGTGGGGGGCGAGGCGTTGATCCAGACGCGCCCGCAACACGTCGGGAAAGCCGAGACTTCGGGTCTGCACGGGTTCCTTCTACCACCGGGCTGCAAGATTTGACACCGCCTGCATACCGCGCTATCTTTTTTCTATCCCCGCCCGAGAGGCGGATTTTTTATTGCTCACTTCACTGCCTGCCGTCACGCCGACCCGCCGCGGCCCTTGGCAGCCTTCCAGGTGCCGCCGTAGCGGTATTCGGGATTGTCCTCGGCCTCGGTGCGGCGGCAGGGCGGACACAGGAAGACCCAGCCTTCCTCCTCGCGGCGCACCACGCGGTACATGACGGGCGAGGGCTGGCCGCAGCGGGCACACGCCTTCTCTCGCTGCCTGTGGGGTTCGGCGGGCATAGGGGTGAGTGTAGGGGCCGCCCCGCGCCCCGCTGTGAGCCCCGGCTTTCGGTCTTCCTGCGGGATTTGGCGGGGAGTCTCGCCTCCAGCCATGGGATGCCGCACTCTTCAGGGGGACGGCCCTTGCCTCCCTGGCCTGCCACTGCTCCGGCGCCGTCCTAGCCCTCCAGCGTCGTCAGGTCGCCGGGGTCCTGACCGAGGGCCTGGGCCCGCAGAAGGCGCCGCATGATCTTGCCGCTGCGGGTCTTCGGGAGGCTGGGGACCACATGCACGGCCCCCGGCGCGGCGATGGGCCCGAGTTCGCGCCGGACGTGCTCGGTGATGCTCGCGCACAGCCCGGGGCTGTCCTCGTGCCCGGCCCGCAGGATGACGTGCGCGACGATGCTCTCGCCCTTCAGCTCGTCGGGGACGCCGATCACCGCCGCCTCCGCCACGGCGGGGTGGGACACCAGCGCGTCCTCCACGTCCGCCGAGCCGATGCGGTGTCCCGCCACGCTGAGCACGTCGTCCGCCCTCCCCAGGATGCTGATGTAGCCGTGCTCGTCCCGCAGGGCGAGGTCGCCGCTGAGATACCCGGCGGGGTTGGCGTTCCACAGCGAGGCGTACTTCTCGGGGTTCCCGTGCAGCCCGCGCAACATGGAGGGAAAGGGGCGGCGGATCACCAGGTGTCCCTGCGTGCCGTCCGGCACGGGCTGCCCGTCCTCGTCCACCACGTCGGCCTCCACGCCCGCCAGGGGCCTCCCCGCGTAGCCGGGGCGGGCGGGCCAGCGCGGGTGGGTGCCCAGCGTCGGGCCGCCGAGTTCGGTCTGCCACCAGTTGTCGATCACGACCCCGTGCGCGCCCTCTCCCAGCCCGCCGCCGACCTGCTCCTGTGCCCAGCGCCACGCCTCCGGGTTCAGCGGCTCGCCCGCGCAGGCGATCACCCGCAGCGAGGAGAGGTCGTAGGGCTTGAGCACCCCTTCTCCCAGCTTCATGAACAGGCGCAGGGCGGTCGGCGCGGTGAAGAGCACGTCCACCCCGTAGCGCTCGACCGTGCGCCACAGCACGCCGGGGTCGGGGAAGTCGGGCGCCCCCTCGCGGAAGAGGACCGTCGCCCCCGCCACGAGCGGCCCATAGACGATGTAGCTGTGCCCGACCACCCAGCCGATGTCGCTCGTGCACATGAACACGTCGCCGGGGTGCACGTCGAAAAGAGCCCTCAGGTGGTACGCCACGCCCACCATGTACCCGCCGTGCGCGTGGACGACACCCTTGGGTTTGCCGGTGCTGCCGCTCGTGTACAGCACGAAGAGGGGATGCTCGGCGGGCACCGGGACGGCGGGCGCCCGACCGTGGGTGAAAAGGGATTCCCACGCCACCGTCCGCACGTCGTGTTCGCGCGAGAAGGTCTTGATGCGCTCCCACAGCACCAGATGCTCGACCCCCGCCAGATCGGCCACGGCCTCGGCGGCGATGGCGTAGAGGTCCACGAGCTTGCCCCGGCGGTGGCCCACGTCGGCGGTGATCACGACCCGCGCCCCGGCATCCGTGATGCGGTCCCGCAGCGCACCCACGCCCAGCCCCGCGTACACGACGCTGTGGACGGCCCCGATCCGCGCGCAGGCGAGCATGGCGACGCAGCCTTCCGGTGTCAGCGGCATGTAGATCACCACCCGGTCACCCACCCCGACGCCGAGAGAACGCAGCCCCGCCGCCGCCCGCTCGACCCGCTCGTGCAGCATCCCGTAGGTGAGGACCTGCGCCTCCTCGGTCTCCGAGACCCAGACGAGGGCCGCCCGCGTCCGCGCCTCTCCCCGCGCGTGGCGGTCGAGGGCATTCAGGGTGATGTTCGTCTCGCCGTCCGTGAACCACCCGTGCTCGGGGTGGTTCCAGGTCAGGCCCGTGGTGGGCTCGCGCGTCCACTCGTAGCCCTGCGCTTCACTCAGCCAGAAGCCGTCGGGGTCCGTGCGGGCGCGGTCAATGTCCGCCTGGGGGTCGTAGCGCAGGCGAGAGAGGACGCTCTGGGGGGTGGGGATGCGGTCGGTCATGGGCGCGTCCTCCTGTGAAGGGTGGGGCGTGGGTTGTGGCTTGAGGCGCAGTGTAAGGCGGGCCCGGCCCTGTCGGCAGCCGTGTCCCCAACGGAGAAACGGCCTCTCTGGAGGGGTCTTTCTACAGAATTCGCCCGCAAAACGTGGTGTCCCGAATGACAAGACAAACTTCAAAAGCCCCTCCCACACGACTTACAGCGTTCCGTTCCGTCTCGGACAAAGCCGAGCTTGTTACGTCAAAAACATAATCCGTGCTAAGATATACGCATGAAGACGGCTCCCATCACCCTGGAATTCGGTACGCAGCGCCTGCCCGCCAGCGCGGACGGGTTGCTGCACGCTGGGGCGGCCCTCTCGACCCTGGGCGTCCCCATGCCTGCCGACTGGACGGCTTTTTCGGAAGAACACGACCTGACCAGCCCCGAGCGCGACTTCGGGGTGGGGCCCGAGGCGACCCTCAGCGCCGCCGAGTTTGCGCAGCTCTCCTTCGCGCTGGGCACCCCCGAGGCGCGGCGCTGGCGCAAGCGGGCGCAGACGCTGCTCGCCCGCGCGCTGACCGGCGACGTGCGGCTGGCCGCCGAGATCGCCGAGCGCAACGCGAACCCCGAGGCCCGGCGCTGGCTCACGGCCCGGCTGGAGAGCACGGAAGCCCGCCGCACCCTGATGAGCACGGTCGCGCGTCACGGCGGCGAGGGCCGCGTCTACGGCCAGCTCGGCTCGATCAGCAACCGCAGCGTGCTGGGCACCGACTCGGCCACCATCCGCCGGGAGCGCGGCGTGCGCCACACCCGCGACGGCCTGCGCAGCGAGGAACTGCTGCGGCTGGCCTACCTCGACACCGCCACCGCCCGCGCCATCGCCGAGCGCGGCGCCCAGGGCAACGAGGCGATCTTGCGCCTGCACGAGGAGGTCGCCCGCCGCGAGCGGCACCTGTGGGACCACCCGATGACGCCCAAGGCAGGCTGAGGCTCGACTGAGAAGAGGCTCCACCACGAGGACGGTGGGGCCTCTTTTTCGTCGCCCCCGCCCCGTGGTCGACTCCTCAGTTGCCCTCAGGGAACTTCCCCTAGAATGCCGCCCGTGTCCGCCATCCTGATCCGCTCCGTGCTGCGCGAGGTGTTGCGGTGGTACGCGGCGGGACTGGCCCTGTTCCTCGTCCTCCAGCTCGCCGACATCCTCAGCACCACGGTGGGCCTGCTCCTCGGCTACGACGCGACCCCGCTGGAGGCGCTGACCGCCTTCGGGGCCTTCGCGCCCACCATCCTCAACCGCGCACTCGTGCTGGCGGTGCCCTTCGCGGTGCTGCTCGCCTTCGGACGGCTTCAGGGCGACAGCGAACTCAAGGCGATGTTCGCGGCGGGCGGGCGTCCCCTGGGGCTGGTGTGGCCGCTCGCGTTGCCCTTCGTGCTGGTGGGGCTGGTCGCGTTCGTGAATGCCGGG from Deinococcus planocerae carries:
- a CDS encoding serine hydrolase, giving the protein MRKLPLLALVLLPGCARAQGGDPLAPLLEFARRQPGDVAVVTYAVRADGAPDPARHRLAWNAERPMPLASTRKVVLLAAYARAVEAGRLDPGAPVRLSEWEAYYVPGIDGGAHPASLKALGIPADAHGRARDGSRTVPLDTLARFMIETSDNAAADLILSRLGPGAIPGTARALGLSGQEDFGPILGMVGHWAAPDALNVYAGQPLATRVARDWAKANDLSRDAQARGDLTRLPTWPSAAEQARLADATDPRGTANDSAGLMARVLTGTGLGKTELEVMRRHLGWPLRVNPDNAQAFTALYAKGGSLTGVLTNTFAFAPKVGPRAGERLVVSVFLRRIPPNEAGRLTQSLEGAMLSVALLPGEARRLLGALRSR
- a CDS encoding helix-turn-helix domain-containing protein is translated as MNDAPDLEARLRALEERVRALEAGREGSAAPPTAAQDFWALDTLTGRYPQGAVLFSGHVELPTGERYGWQETALAPDLLAADWGEAAPALAALGHPLRLALLRAVLHGQRTTADLQAQPDLAGAGKLYHHLRELQAAGWLTPQGRGRYGVPGARVVPLLAILRATGPLLAAPPPDGPGA
- a CDS encoding uracil-DNA glycosylase, whose translation is MQTRSLGFPDVLRARLDQRLAPHVAPLNGWVDVLSAERWTPSLDPADGGVGARVLLLLESPGPTASLTGFVSLDNPNATAENLTCLLHLAGLPRRQVAVWNAVPWQMSAGGVVAPVRAQYAEAAPLTRHLLSLLPELRAVVLVGRHAQSAWPHVGSPLPTFACPHPSPQNFHTRRDEAGKALLALLDARRAARTPATGQ
- a CDS encoding acetate--CoA ligase; translated protein: MTDRIPTPQSVLSRLRYDPQADIDRARTDPDGFWLSEAQGYEWTREPTTGLTWNHPEHGWFTDGETNITLNALDRHARGEARTRAALVWVSETEEAQVLTYGMLHERVERAAAGLRSLGVGVGDRVVIYMPLTPEGCVAMLACARIGAVHSVVYAGLGVGALRDRITDAGARVVITADVGHRRGKLVDLYAIAAEAVADLAGVEHLVLWERIKTFSREHDVRTVAWESLFTHGRAPAVPVPAEHPLFVLYTSGSTGKPKGVVHAHGGYMVGVAYHLRALFDVHPGDVFMCTSDIGWVVGHSYIVYGPLVAGATVLFREGAPDFPDPGVLWRTVERYGVDVLFTAPTALRLFMKLGEGVLKPYDLSSLRVIACAGEPLNPEAWRWAQEQVGGGLGEGAHGVVIDNWWQTELGGPTLGTHPRWPARPGYAGRPLAGVEADVVDEDGQPVPDGTQGHLVIRRPFPSMLRGLHGNPEKYASLWNANPAGYLSGDLALRDEHGYISILGRADDVLSVAGHRIGSADVEDALVSHPAVAEAAVIGVPDELKGESIVAHVILRAGHEDSPGLCASITEHVRRELGPIAAPGAVHVVPSLPKTRSGKIMRRLLRAQALGQDPGDLTTLEG
- the ddrC gene encoding DNA damage response protein DdrC encodes the protein MKTAPITLEFGTQRLPASADGLLHAGAALSTLGVPMPADWTAFSEEHDLTSPERDFGVGPEATLSAAEFAQLSFALGTPEARRWRKRAQTLLARALTGDVRLAAEIAERNANPEARRWLTARLESTEARRTLMSTVARHGGEGRVYGQLGSISNRSVLGTDSATIRRERGVRHTRDGLRSEELLRLAYLDTATARAIAERGAQGNEAILRLHEEVARRERHLWDHPMTPKAG